GTAACTTACCCAATCCTTGCAGATACGCACCGTCAATTGGCCAACATCCTTGGGATCGTTGACCAAGAGTTTGAATATGATGAAGAAGGAAACGAAATCTTCTCTGGCTCTAATGTAACTTATCGCGCCACTTATCTGATTGATGAAACCGGAAAAATCTTCCACGAGTCTGTAAACGATATGCCATTGGGAAGAAACGTAAAAGAATATCTAAGACTGATTGATGCCTATACCCACGTACAGAAGCACGGTGAAGTTTGCCCTGCAAACTGGGAAGAAGGGAAAGATGCGATGCAGGCTAACAGAAAATCCACAGCCGAGTATCTAGCTTCTAAGAACTAAAAAAAGCAATCACCTTATTTTCACTAAAAAATAATAATATGTACACAGAATTAGCTGAAGACACCCTGCAACAGTTGGTAGCGGATCACGATAAAGTAGTGGTTCAGTACGGTGCTACATGGTGCGGAAACTGCCGCATTATGAAACCGAAATTCAAAAAACTGGCTGCAGAGAATGAAGAGATCCCTTTCTATTATGTAGATGCGGAAAAACTGCCAGAAAGCCGCAAATTGGCAAAAGTGGACAACCTGCCTACATTTGCCATCTTTAAAAATGGTGAACTGATAAACCAGGTACAAACCAACCAGGCAGAGAGTCTTATTAATCTTTTTAATGAATTAAACTAATGAAACTACCCATCATCAGACAGTTTTATCAAACCCAAACCCCTGAGAAGCTAGAGGCTACGCTGGAGGTTCTGGAGGCATTCTGCGAATTTCGTGGTGCTACCGATGAAGACCTGAACGTTGCCGGAGAACTGATAACCAATATCTGTGGCGCATTAGAAGTTCATCAAAGTGTAAATAACGGGGTTGCGGAACGCGATGCGCTTAATGGATTTGCGCAGAAGGTACTGGGATCCATTGATAAATAAGACTTTTATAGTCGTTGAATAAAATAAGGCAGGAAAAATTGATTTTTTCCTGCCTTATTATTTATCGCTTGCCGGCTTTTTTGCCGTGCTCGTGTCTTTGGTGTTTATCGTGTTGCCGTTTGTCATCGAACTTTCGGTTCTGCTGCTTCCTCACATCTTTCTGGTAGGCATTATTTCGGCTTTTGTTATGCCCGGGCGTGTAATCCCTGGCATTTCCACCGTAGATTTTTTTCATTTGTCCCGGTGCGTTCCTTCTGGCAGTGTTGTTTTTAGAGTAAACAGTATTGCCTTTTCTGGCAACCACTCCCGGTCTGCCATAGACAGCGTCTCGCCGTACTACCCTGCCGTTTTGGTACACATTGCCGTTTCTGTCCCGGTAGATCTCTCCCTGGCGGTACACATTACCATCCGGCGCACGATAAACGCCATTATTGTTGGTTGGGTATCTGTTATTACCGTACACATCATTTGTGGTTCCACAAGAAGTTAAGGTAAGGGCAAGCCCAAGTACTGCGGATATTTTGATAAGATTTTTCATAATTAATATTTACAAAGACAATCGTTTCAATCATAATGCCAAAATCGCCTATTTATTGCCTGCTTATTGTAATAAAATATTAATTAACAACTTTGCTGCGGCGTTCCAATAATAGAATATCCCGCCACACACCATTCATCTTACCGATTTTTTCTCGAAAACCTACTTCGCGGAACCCGAACTTTTTATGTAACGATATACTGGCTATATTCTCACGGAAAATGCCCGCCTGAAGCATCCAGAAACCTTGCTTTTCACTGTCCTCAACCAATTTTCCGAGCAGTCGCGCGCCTAATCCCTGGCCGTGTACCGAATGGGCAAGATAGATACTCACCTCTGCCACACCACGGAAACAATCGCGCGGGCTCACCGCCTGTATTGCAGCCCAACCTACAACTTTACCATGTTCATCCACGGCAACAAAACGGCAGTTCTGCAGATACTTCAAATCCCAGGCTTCCCAACTTGGCGCATCGCGGTCGAAGGTGGCGTTACCGCCTGCGATCCCCTCTTTAAAAATCGAGATGATGGCAGCCCCGTCTTTAGGCTCTACAGGTCTTATCAGATAATCCATGACTATAATTGCATTAAGACAAATATCATTAAATGATTATGAGCGAAGTTCACGTTTCAGGAATTTGGCTGTAAGACTTTTCTTTGATCTCGCGACTTCTTCCGGGGTGCCTTTCGCGATGATCTCACCGCCTTTATTTCCGCCTTCCATCCCTACATCGATAATATGATCGGCAAGTTTTATCACATCTAGGTTATGCTCGATGATTACAAAGGAATTACCGAGGTCCACTAACTTATTGATGGCATCCATCAGTACCTTCACATCTTCAAAATGCAGTCCGGTAGTAGGTTCATCCAGAATATAGAGTGTATTTCCGGTTTGTTTTTTAGACAGTTCTGTGGCCAGTTTTATACGCTGTGCCTCGCCACCGGAAAGTGTGGTGGATTGTTGCCCCAACGTGATATATCCCAGACCGACATCATGTAAAGTCTTTACCTTGGCATAAATTTTCGGTAAGGGCTTAAAGAATTCAGTAGCTTCATCGATCGTCATCTCCAGCACATCGGAAATGGATTTACCTTTATACCTCACCTCTAGAGTTTCGCGGTTAAAGCGTTTTCCGTTACAGGTTTCGCAATGCACATATACATCAGGCAAGAAATTCATTTCGATCACTTTCAGTCCACCACCCTGGCAGGTTTCGCAGCGGCCGCCTTTTACATTAAAGGAAAACCGACCTGCTTTATAACCACGGATCTTAGATTCGGGGAGTTCGGCAAAGAGATTCCGGATATCGGTAAACATGCCGGTGTAAGTGGCGGGGTTTGAACGTGGTGTGCGCCCAATAGGTGCCTGATCCATGTCCACGATCTTATCGATATGCTCAATACCTTCAAATTTTTTATACGGCAATGGCTCCTGAACGGCACGGTAGAAATGTTTATTTAGAATAGGATAAAGCGTTCCGCTGATGAGTGAGGATTTGCCACTTCCTGAAATACCTGTTACCACCACGAGTTTACCCAGCGGAATTTCGAGCGTTACGTTCTTCAGGTTATTGCCGGTGGCGCCTTTCAGGATCAGGGATTTTCCGTTTCCTTCCCTGCGTTGCGCGGGTATCTCGATTTTCCGTTTTCCGGTCATATAATCCGCGGTCACGGTATCAGCTTTTAGCAGATCCTCAGGTTTTCCCTGCCACAGTACCTCCCCGCCGAATTTGCCGGCACGCGGGCCGATATCCAATACTTCATCGGCTTCCAGAATCATGTCTTTATCATGCTCCACCACCAAAACGGAGTTGCCGATGTCGCGCAGATTTTTCAGTGAGTTTATCAGTCTTTCATTATCTCTCTGGTGAAGACCAATGGAAGGCTCATCAAGGATATAAAGCACATTAACGAGCTGCGAACCAATCTGTGTCGCCAAGCGGATGCGTTGTGATTCGCCACCCGAAAGCGTCCGCGAACTGCGGCTGAGACTCAGGTAATCTAGCCCTACATCAAGCAGAAACTGCAGACGTGTTTTAATTTCCTTTAAGATTTCGTGTGCGATGACTTTATTTTTCTCACTGAATTTATCTTCTATTTCGTTCAGCCACTGCATGAGATCCAGCAAGGACAGCGCGTTGACTTCCGCAATGTTCTTACCGGCGATCCTAAAACTTAAACTGGTTGGCTGCAGGCGTGTCCCTTTACATTCGGGGCAGGTTTCTTCGGTGGTAAAATGTCTTTCAAGCAGGGTGGCGTCATAGCTTTCCTTATCATCAATCATCTCTGTAATGATCGGCACTAAACCATCGAAATTAACTTTTATTTTCTTTGTGATGCCCGCATATTTCAGGTCTTTGTTAAATTCTTTATGGCAGCCGTGATAGATGTAGTGCAAGGCTTCTTCGGGGATGTCTTTAATGGAGGTAGAAAGACTCAAACCAAAGATTTCCAGAATGTTTTTTATCTGCCCGACAATCCATTTATTCGACTTCATATCTTCCAATGGCAACATACCTCCCTGGTTTACGGAGAGTTTCGGATTCTCGACAAAATAATCGGTGTTTACCTTCTGTACGGTGCCAAGGCCTTTGCAAAACGGACAACTGCCTTTTGGGGAATTGAATGAAAAGGTATTCGGTTCGGGCAAGGCAAGCGATTGTCTCGACTCGGAATCCATCAGGTTCTTTGAGAAATACTCGATATCGTTGCTGCCTAATATCTGGATGCCGATGGTGCCATCACCCATTTGCATCGCTGTGCGGATGGATTTTTCCATGCGGTTTTCGGTGGCGCTTTCACCAATGATCCAGCGGTCGATCACGATATCAATATCGTGGGTTTTGTAACGGTCGAGTTTCAAGTCGTTTTCAATATCCTGAATTTCACCATCAATTCTGGCCTGCGAATAACCTTTTTTGGCCATCTGAATGAAAAGTTCATGATAATGCCCTTTTCTTGAACGAATGACGGGTGCCAGCAGCATTACTTTACTGCCACTGTAATTTTCTTTTATCACCTCTATTATCTGTTCTTCGGTATAGCTTACCAACTTTTTTCCTGTGGTAAGGGAATACGCATCTGATACGCGCGCGAAGAGCAGCCGTAGAAAGTCATATAACTCCGTTACGGTCCCTACGGTTGACCGCGGATTTTTGTTTGTGGTTTTCTGTTCAATCGCGATTACGGGTGAAAGTCCGTCAATTTTATCAACATCAGGTCGCTCCAGCCCACCCAGAAACTGTCTTGCATAAGCCGAAAAGGTTTCGATATACCTACGCTGTCCCTCAGCAAAAATGGTATCGAAAGCCAACGAAGATTTTCCGCTGCCCGACAGTCCGGTAATCACCACCAGTTCATTACGTGGGATTTTTACTGATATGTTTTTTAGGTTATGTTCGCGTGCGCCATAAACCTCTATATATTCTTTATTATTTTCCATGTAGGGTTTCCTGAAATTTTGTGTTTTAGGAGTCTGCAAAAATACGGATTTTTTGTGGGTTAGCCATTGCAGCAAAAGCATATACAAAAACCGTACGCAGCCGGTTACGCACATGGAGAGTGCTGTTTATTATCCTATAGCAAGACGCCGCAGGCGTGGCTTTTGTATCTTTGATTTATATAAAATCATACACTTATGAAAGTAGATATCTGGAGTGACATCCGCTGCCCATTCTGTTATGTAGGCAAAAAGAATTTCGAGAAGGCTTTGTCCGATTTTTCAGATGCGTCGGATATTGAGGTTGTTTGGCATAGCTTCCAGCTGGATCCGCAACTGAAAACACAACCCGAACGCGATCCTTATGACTTTTTCGCGGAAGCAAAACAAATCCCTCTCACACAGGTAAAAGCCATGCACCAACATGCGTTGCAAGCCGGAAAAATGGCTGGCATTGATTTTAATTTTGATGAATCAAAGGTTGCCAATTCCTATCGCGGACATCTTCTAATCCAATATGCAAAAACCAAAGGTCTTGGGGATGAGATGAAAGAATTGATGTTTAAAGCCCAATTCATTGAAGGGAAAAACATAGATGACCCTGCTACCCTGCTTGAAATAGGCAAACAGGCCGGTTTTACAGAAGAGGAGATCAATATCGCACTGGCTTCAGATGATCTGGCGCACGCTATATCTCAGGATGGTCTCATGGCGCGACAATTAGGCATCAATGCCGTACCTTTTTTTGTCTTCAATGATAAATATGGTGTTTCCGGGGCGCAGCAGCCCGCACTCTTTCTGGAGGTGCTCGAGAAATCCTGGGAAGAATTTTCCTCAGGTGACAAAGGGCTACAAATTATTAATGAAGGAGACGTATGTGATACCGACGGAAACTGTGATTAAAACCAATTCATTTTAGGTCTGAATATTGATGCAAAACTCATAAAAACTATATATGAGTCGTGGATTTGTAAAAGAAGATGACCAGGAGGAAATCCCCATCGTGCCACCCCGAGCGGATTTACCTGTCGGAACAGAAAACCTGGTGACACCGGGCGGATATAAGGAACTGCTAAGTGAACGCGAAAAACTGCTTGCTGAACAGGAACAGCTAGATGCCTCGAATGAAAAAGAGTATCGCATCGCCGTCAATTATCTGAACGCCCGCCTTCATCTGCTGAACGAAAGGATTAACAGCGCAAAAGTGGTTGACCCAACCAGATTTCCCCAACAAGAGGTTCATTTCGGTACTAAAGTGACGATAATGAACATCAATAATCAACAACAGCAGACTTTCGAGATTGTAGGTGTGGACGAAGCAAAGATCTCTAAAGGTAAAATTTCATTCATCACACCGTTGGCAAAAGCTTTAACCGGTAAGAAGGTGGGTGAAAGCGCTATCCTGAAATTACCCGGCAGGGAAACAGTGTTCAAGATTTTACACATCAGCTAAAGGCGGTTATTAACATACGTCAATGCACGCCTTTGTGGTCATCCGTATCTTTGCATTAGAAATTAACACCCAAAAATATATCATTATGAAAAAATTATTATCGGTACTTACCATGTTGCTGTTATCAGTCTCAACTTTTGCGCAGCTTACCCTTAAAAGTGACCCCGCACACTCCAGAATTCAGTTTACAGTGATGCATTTAGGCATCAATGACATCACAGGAAACCTTGAAAAAGCAAACCTGACAATAAACGCAAACGAGAAAAATTTTGTAAATTCTACAGTGAATTTCTCTGCCGACATCAACTCGATTAACACGCACATCGAAGCACGCGACAACCACTTGAAAAGCGCGGATTTCTTTGATGCAGCCAAATATCCGACACTACAGTTTACCAGTACATCGCTTAAAAAAGTACGCAACAATTATTATACACTAAAAGGTAACCTTACGATGCACGGCATTACCAAACCTGTAACACTAACGCTGGTATACCGCGGCTCCACCGTGAACGCCATGAATAAAAAAACAACCTATGGCTATCAGGTAATGGGAACTTTGAAAAGATCCGACTTCAAGGTTGGTTCTAATTTCCCCGAAGCAGTCATCAGTGATCTGGTAAGAATTAAAGGTGACTTCGAGTTGACTTCAGAATAAAAAATGATGATTAAAGATTCTTTAGAGGAAATCCAAATTCGGGTTTCCTTTTTTATTTAAAAGCGTGGAAGCGCTTAATGACAGTCGGTGAGAAAGTATATCGGCTCGTTTTGGTGGTGGCAGCCTTCACATCAAGCTCATACCAAGGTGAAATACCTGTGTTAAAAGGATTCTGAAGGATATGGATGTCTTGTGCAGGCATAAAACTTTCGGCAAGTAAGTACAGTCTTTTCCCTGCAGTATTCTCAGCCACGCCGACAATCATCACCAGATGGCCGGGGCTTCCGGGTTTTATAATAAAGTCACCGGGTTGGATGTCGGTATTTCTTTCAACTTCAAATGATTCGCGATCCAGGGAAATCGTCCCCGCATACTGAAAAATAATACTCAGGTAATCGCGGAACGCCAAATAATCATCCCGCAGGTCCTCCGTTTCAATAAACTGTACCTTTTTATTTCTTTCCACAGTCCTCAAACCCTTGCGGTAATCTGCCCAGGAATAGAATTGCCTGCTAGTGAACTGAAAACCAATCTCTTCAAAACGTTGCCGCGACCAAAGATACTCCGCATACAGGCGCATCCACGCATCGGCGCACTGCTGCAAATCGCGGTTTCCTACATCAATTTTTAAGACAGCAGCATGATTGGCCTGATTTTCTATGGGGACAGCGCGGAAATCGCGTACCGGAAAACCCGGTGGCAATAAGGGGAAATTCACAAGATACTCGCCAAAGCTTCCAGGCTGTGTTTTCACCCACTGGTAGCCGCCAGGCGGGCTGAAACGGGTGTTGATCTTATTTTTGGTTTGGTCAAACTTCAGTTCCTGTGTTATTTCAGTCACTTGCGAAGCCATTGGCTGAAAAACAAATGATAAAAACAGAAAAAAAAGCCGCGTGGTTGCCACTAAAGGTTATTTTACCAAATTTAACCATTATTTTGAAATATCCACTGATGTAAGAGTTATAAAAAAACATCATTATATTTGCTTCTATCGAAATGAAAAATCTGCTTTGGGGATTAATGCTGTTCACTAATTTCGCTGCTGTTTCTGCACAGCAGGACAGCATTTATATACATGTTGCACTGCACGAGAGCAGTAACCTTATCACCGTAAACCAAGAAATTGCCTATACCAACCGTACGGCGACACCGCTACATAATATTAAACTGCTTAACTGGGTGGCCGCCTACAAACCGCAAACTACCGAACTGGCGCACCGCAAACTAGAAGACCGGAAGAATGACCTTTATTTTGCTAAAAACAGTGCGCTTGGTAAATTACAACAACTGGATGCCACTATCGGGAATAACAAAGTACCAGTTCAGCACCTAAATGATGAGAACATTTATTTTCCGCTTACCGAACCGCTGGATCCCGGTGAAAAGATAACAGTAAAACTGCAATACCAACTGCTGCTGCCTTCAACGGATTTCACCGGTTATGGCTTCGCGCCCGGCACTTGGGCCTTAAAATACTTCTTCCTAGCGCCTGACAGTTTCGAGACGCATGAACAGACGCCGAGATTCTATACCGACACTGAGGAGAACCAAAGTCCCGGAAATTACTGGAAAATCATCCTGGATGTACCGGCAAATCATTTCTCGCAGAGCAATTTGCCCGCAAAAGCGTCCAACTATTTTGAAGGAACCCTTAGCGGAGATCCGGAAATACTAATCTCAGCAAATAAAAATCCCGTCATCATCGCACAAGTCGGTAACCAGCAGGTCTCTGTAGCGTTCGGCTATGCACTTACCGAGTCGGAAAAGGAACATCTGGAGTTTTATCTACCGCTTCATCTAAAATATATTCAGGAAAAAACGGGTTTCCTACCACAGAAAATTTTCATCTCGTCAAAATTCCGGAAGAATGAAAGTTTCATTGGGATAGATGACATTGATTTCTGGAAGTTCCATTATCAGCTTTTCAGTGAGAAAGAACAGGTTGACCTTACTTACTTCAGCATCATTTCAAAGAACGTCATCGAACAGGCGGCGATCACTGAAAAAAACACGAATCACTGGATCATTAACGGACTGAAGACCCATCTCGAAATTCAATACATCGACGAAAATTACCCTGACCGTAAATTGCTTGGCGACCTTCCCGAAAACGTGAAGATTTTCGGCATGAAACCACTGAAATTCTTCTACGCCTCAAAACTGCGTTTGGCAGAGCGCTACGGATTGGCGTACCAATATATGATCACGCAAAACCTTGATCAGGCGATTAATGAACCTTTCCAAAACCTAAGTAACTTCAACGCGACTGCTATCAGTCATTTCGAAACCGGCACTTTGTTTTCTTTCCTTGCCGAGAAAATGGGGCAGGAAAAATTCGATGCGTTTTTAAAGAACTTCTTAGCACAGAAAAAAGAACAACAGATTACGCAAGAGGATTTTCTGGATCAGTTGACGGTCGCTTCGGGCTATTCGGCAGAATTCCTAGAGACGTTCATCAACCACAAGAACCGTGTGAATTTTAAACTTAAAAGATACTATAAAAAGTCAGACGCGCTTGAACTTAAAATTTCAAAGAATACGGCGCTAAGCATCCCATTTGTTATTGAGACTGAAAATGCCGAGGGTAAAACCGAAACCTTCTGGTTTGATACTGACCACAATAAAGGCAACAAACTCTACAAAATTCCGCTGACTGAAGCTGAAAAAATCGTCATAAACGATGATTACACCTTCCCAGAGTCGAACTTCAGAGATAATTACCTGTACACCAAAGGACTATTCGCGAATACGAAACGGATAAAACTGAGACTTTTCAATGATATTCCCAACCCCGAATACAATGAAATATATCTGAATCCTAGGATCAACTTCAATGCGTATGATAAAGTATTGGTGGGGGTGAATCTTCGAAACACCTCTTTCTTCAACAGAAAGTTTGTGTATTCGTTAACACCTTATTTTAGTTCCGGAACGGGCAAACTCACCGGATCAGGCGGCATTGCCTACTCTTTTCAGCCCGCAGAAAGTTTTTACCGTTCGCTTGATATAGGATTTTCGGCCTCACATTTCCATTACGACTATGATTTGACCTATCAAAAGTTTTCAACTTTTGCCAACATCAATTTCTCTAAAGATCCGCGGAGCGCTATCGGGCGCAGTTTAGCTTTTTCCTATAATTATTTCGAGAAAGACCTCAACCCGTTACTTGACCCGGAGAAAGAATATGGCAAATATAACCTGTGGAGCTTGGGATACAGCTACGCTGACCGCCGGGCCATCCATGAAAAGTACTTTGGGACTAACCTACAGTGGATGGAGGATTTCCAGAAAATCATGGCGGAGGCATCTTACCGTTGGGAATTCGCAAAAGACAAGAAGATTTTCTTCCGGTTTTTTGGGGGGTATTTCCTTACCAATAAGACCAAGAACAACCTGTTCGATTATGGTATTTCCCGTGTCAGCAATTATTCATTCTCCTACGGACTTTTAGGGCAAAGCGCCACTTCCGGCCTGTTATCGCAACAGCTCATCCTCGCAGAAGGCGGTTTTAAATCTAATGTTGGCAACACAGCCAACCAATGGATCACATCGGTCAATGTAGATTCGCACGTCTGGAGATGGTTCAACATCTATGCGGATGCTGGTATGTATAAAAGCAAGCACCGCAAAGCGGAATTCATTTGGGATTCGGGTATCAAGGTAAAGGTGATCCCGGATTTCTTGGAAGTGTACTTCCCCATCCAAAGTTCATTAGGTTTTGAGCCTTCCTATAAAGACTATGCACAGCGTATACGCTTCACCTTGATGCTGAATTTTTCGGCTATAACCGATTATTTCAGACGAGGCTGGTTCTAAGGAGACTTTACAGGGGAATTTTTGTAAATCACTTTAAATGAAAGCACAGAAAAAAAGCCGCCTAGCAGAAAACCCATTGCCGCACCCATCAGAATATCCATAGGGAAGTGAACGCCCAGATAAATTCGGCTATACGATACCATACCTGCCCAGAAATAAAGGAGATACGGCAGATACCTGTGTTTATGACGTAAAAGCATACTCATTAAAGTGCTGATAAAAAAAGTATTGGAAGCGTGACTGGAATAGAAACCATATTTCCCGCCGCATTTTACTTCGCGCATCAATGCATCTAAAGTAGGATCGTGGCACGGCCGTAATCTGCCGATTCCGCTTTTAAAAATACCGGCAAGCTGATCCGAAATGGTTACCCCTAACGCTATGAAGATCAGGATAAAAACCACATGACGCACGGCATAGCTTTTCACCAATAGATAAAGGAAAATTACGTAAAGCGGCACCCAGATCCAGGTGGCGGAAACCATGATCCAAAACTGATCAAACGTGTTGCTGCCTAGATTATTAAAGAACAGAAAAACCTCTTTATCCCACTGTATAACTTCGTGCATATCAACGGCTTACTGGTCCTGTATAATCGTCATTATCTGCCAAGTTCACTTTAGGAGGTTCATTGTCCAAAGCGGTTTTCTGAGCAGATTCGGCTAACGGATTATAATCCTGCGCAGCCTGTTTCACCTTATCGATCTCACGCTTTATCTCGGAGACTGGGTTGTCAGTTTCTTTAAGGATTTCAGTCTTCACATCTTCCATGGCACCGCGCATTTTGCGTACACCCTGTCCCAGGTCACGGGCAATCTGCGGAAGTTTATCGGGCCCAAAGAGGACCACAATCGCCACCGCTATTAACAACATTTCGCCTATACTTAATTCCATCCCGTAAAATTACAAAAGTTTATCAAACTGATTAAGTGAAGTTTTAATGCGTACGCTTGTTTCGGAAAACGTAATACACAATGACCGCACTGGCCGACATCAGAACAAACCCAAGGAAAAACGGTGCCCCCGGAAATATAAACGGTGCCGAATCGTGCGTAAAGTAATAAAAAGTGTTCGTCATTAAAGGCGGACCAATAATGGCGGTAAGGCTTACCAAACTCGCCAGCGCGCCCTGTAGTTCGCCCTGCTCATTCCGTGGGACTTCCACCGAAATTACCGACTGTAAAGCTGGGCCGGCGATCCCGCCAAGACCATATGGGATAAGAAACGCAAACATCATCCAGCTTTGTGTGGCAAATGCAAACAATAGCATCCCGAGAGCATATAAAGTAAGTCCGTAGAAAATACTTTTTTCGTTCCCAATTTTGGGTTGTATGTATCGGATTAGATATCCCTGAACCAAGGCAGCCATAAACCCTGAGATCCCAAGGGAGATGCCTACCAAGGTTTCTGTCCAGTTAAATTTGTACATTGTATAGAAAGTCCAGTTGGTTTGCACCGCATGTCCTGCGATATATACGAAAATAAGCGCAGCGATAAGACCTAAAATCTGTGGATATTTTCGCAGTTGTAACAGCGAGCCGACTGGGTTTGCACGTCTCCAGTTGAATGGTCGCCGGTTTTCCTTCTCTAAACTTTCGGGGAGTATAAACCAACCGTAAAGGAAATTCACAAGACATAGTACAGAAGCCGCATAAAAAGGGATACGGGCACCGTACTGCCCCAGCACACCGCCAATCACCGGCCCAATGATAAAGCCCAGACCAAAAGCGGCGCCTATCATCCCAAAATTCTTCGCACGGTCTTCATCAGTGGAAATATCGGCAATGTAGGCACTTGCCGTAGTAATGCTGGCACCGGTGACGCCGGAGAACAGCCTGCCGACAAATAACCAAAAGATTGTCGGAGCCAATGCCTGTATCATGAAATTAATTGAAAAGCCGAGCAATGAAAATAAAATAACCGGTCGGCGCCCATATTTGTCACTCAATCCACCTAAAACCGAGGCAAAGATGAACTGCATGCCGGCGTACGCAAAACTCAGCCAGCCACCATATTGTGAGGCTACACTAAGATCGGGGTTGTTTATTAGCTCCTGGATCAGCTTTGGGACGACAGGTATGACAATGCCCCACCCCGTAATATCAATTAGCAGGGTGATGAATATGAAGCCAATGGCAGCTGATTTCTGTTTCTTTTTCATTCCAATATGCAAAGATAGTTTTTGTAACAATACCCCATCTTTATGAAAACAAAAAATCCTTCTTGCGAAGGACTTTTTGAGGAGTGTATCTTTTTATTTTCTTTTATCTTCTGTCACCTTATCTGCTGCCAGTTTATTCGATGTACCTGCAGGATTTTTCTTCTTCAGCAAGTCATACGAAACCGCAGATGCAATGAACCAGGTAGAATAGGTACCGAAGCCTACCCCAATCAGGAGCGCAAACATAAAGCCCCGAAGATTTTCCCCACCGAAAATAAAGATGGCCAAAATTACAAGGAAGGTCATGAAAGCTGTGTTAAAGGTTCTTCCCAAGGTACTGGAGATGGAATCATTAAACAATCCTTCAAGAGTAAGTGATTTTTTCTCGGCTAAATATTCACGGATGCGGTCGAAAATAATTACAGTATCATTAATTGAATAACCAAGAACCGTAAGAATCGCCGCAATAAAATCCTGATTGATCTCCATATTAAACGGCATCACGTTTTTCAGGAGTGAATAAACCCCAAGAATTACGATAGCATCGTGCACCAGTGAAGCGATTGCCCCGGTAGAGAACTGCCATTTCTTGAAACGTACAAGGATGTAAAGGAAGATCCCCGCCAACGCGATCAGCATGGCGATTGCACCACCACTCTTAATATCATCAGCCACGGTTGGTCCTACTTTTACAGAACTTACAATACCATAATTGCTGGCACCAGAATCTTTAAACCCGCTAATCTGCGCGTCCTCCGGAAGATATGGCTGT
This DNA window, taken from Chryseobacterium sp. 6424, encodes the following:
- a CDS encoding TCR/Tet family MFS transporter; protein product: MKKKQKSAAIGFIFITLLIDITGWGIVIPVVPKLIQELINNPDLSVASQYGGWLSFAYAGMQFIFASVLGGLSDKYGRRPVILFSLLGFSINFMIQALAPTIFWLFVGRLFSGVTGASITTASAYIADISTDEDRAKNFGMIGAAFGLGFIIGPVIGGVLGQYGARIPFYAASVLCLVNFLYGWFILPESLEKENRRPFNWRRANPVGSLLQLRKYPQILGLIAALIFVYIAGHAVQTNWTFYTMYKFNWTETLVGISLGISGFMAALVQGYLIRYIQPKIGNEKSIFYGLTLYALGMLLFAFATQSWMMFAFLIPYGLGGIAGPALQSVISVEVPRNEQGELQGALASLVSLTAIIGPPLMTNTFYYFTHDSAPFIFPGAPFFLGFVLMSASAVIVYYVFRNKRTH